The Saprospiraceae bacterium genome includes a window with the following:
- a CDS encoding T9SS type A sorting domain-containing protein — protein sequence MYRRILTIILFLITFSLQSQQWYPIGVNASKLTYEERVNYFEAYWKDKKVTKGKGYKQFLRWAYLERERLLPDGRSQSPLYTYQELQSFDRNNKPSELRNNIPWESLGPNTSEGGYSGIGRVNCLGFHPTDPDTYWAGTPIGGLWKTTDDGKTWNTMTDGLPNLGVSDILVHPQNPEIIYIATGDADGGARDNASIGVLKSVNGGQSWTSVQPKFEMSQGFNIYRMIMNPNDPNHIVLATSDGIYHSSDGLNTAQRTLTGWFCDVEFHPSNPGILYAATFGSQSPDFISRLFISQNGGTLWNLYYTFNDSPSEFSVDRVNIAVTKSRPNGFYTLASHLSQGFHSLSYFEGTNRDWILSGENINLLGWEDSGDPSDPSGQGSYDLSFIVNNPAEMYVGGVISWKINSGIPTVANFWSPFPSQNTVNAPVVHADKHNFHYHPLKPNRLFECNDGGIDYTENGGTTWVNISDGLVISQMYKLSVSQQRPADVMTGLQDNGSKNLENGKWRDVTGGDGMHCIIDPINPNIKYGSYVNGQAIYRTTDNWQTMDNIVENHPEQGKGAWLTPFILHPQNPLTIFIGMTQVWRSDNRGDTWQAISPVLSSDERIENLEISQTNTQVMYAATRTKLFKTSNGGSSWNQIYSTDRTSPITNVKADPLDANKLYLSLGGYVASKHLLVSVNGGSSFQSIASNLPNIPVLDIEIHKETGHMYVGTDLGVFFKTKDEQEWQRYGNLLPNTMVRDIEIAYNEGYLYAATYGRGLWRAPIAQSSAHNFIVNPTSVIFDDAPASCQEISIICGPDDTWDLLYQNFDPSYDILESMTPSSGKGPSTVTVCSNINRLPIDIQGVLSIFPNGGEEGIFVEVNQKGSQNIQLLVYREPNLYSQDSSFIVPYLGGDIHTFILTNSVFDPNTNLLIDIQDKQWLSVKSSNATTFAPFRQIIFEAKQNNGILNRYARVKLIYNNGQDSTFIFINQPSRTAEYLNVNPSEITLFPFEYTTVNNINIQIKTDLSWTAQVTGHDGLNINAQNGKGDRKLTLTLSRNETNDIISGNIIIKAMKSDGVEIERIVKVNQLSFRSKTELSEAFSIFPNPTTGRLILNHDFKEENIGLSIYDRGGKVVYRESILNNREEDKIKELNLENLLPGSYFLRLDTQKSSESKPFIIIK from the coding sequence ATGTATCGACGAATTTTAACGATTATCTTATTTTTAATCACTTTCAGCTTACAAAGTCAACAGTGGTATCCGATTGGCGTCAACGCATCAAAGTTAACTTATGAAGAAAGAGTAAATTATTTTGAAGCATACTGGAAAGACAAAAAAGTTACAAAAGGTAAAGGTTATAAACAGTTTTTAAGATGGGCTTACTTAGAACGCGAACGATTATTGCCTGACGGAAGATCTCAAAGTCCATTATATACTTATCAGGAACTGCAAAGTTTTGACAGAAATAATAAACCATCAGAACTTCGAAATAATATCCCATGGGAAAGTTTAGGACCTAATACATCAGAGGGAGGATATTCAGGTATCGGGAGAGTAAATTGTCTTGGTTTTCACCCTACTGACCCGGATACATACTGGGCAGGAACACCTATCGGGGGATTGTGGAAGACAACCGACGATGGTAAGACCTGGAACACAATGACAGATGGACTTCCGAATTTAGGGGTAAGTGATATATTGGTTCATCCCCAAAATCCTGAAATTATATACATCGCTACAGGAGATGCAGATGGCGGAGCACGGGATAATGCATCTATTGGTGTTCTTAAGTCTGTCAATGGGGGCCAATCCTGGACTTCGGTACAACCTAAGTTTGAGATGTCACAGGGCTTTAATATATACCGAATGATCATGAATCCCAATGATCCGAACCATATAGTTTTAGCCACTTCAGATGGAATTTACCATTCTTCTGACGGTTTGAATACAGCCCAGAGGACTTTGACTGGTTGGTTTTGCGATGTGGAATTTCACCCATCCAATCCCGGTATTCTTTATGCTGCAACATTCGGCAGCCAAAGTCCGGATTTCATATCAAGACTTTTTATCAGCCAAAACGGCGGAACATTGTGGAATTTATATTACACATTTAATGACAGTCCAAGCGAATTCAGTGTTGATCGGGTCAATATCGCAGTGACAAAAAGCAGGCCTAATGGCTTTTATACACTTGCTAGCCATTTGTCACAAGGTTTTCATAGTTTATCCTATTTTGAAGGTACAAATCGGGATTGGATTTTGAGTGGTGAGAATATCAATTTGTTGGGTTGGGAAGATTCCGGCGATCCATCTGATCCTTCAGGCCAGGGTTCGTACGATCTTTCATTCATAGTCAATAATCCTGCAGAAATGTATGTAGGTGGTGTCATCAGCTGGAAGATTAATAGCGGAATTCCTACTGTAGCCAATTTTTGGAGTCCTTTTCCATCACAAAATACTGTAAATGCTCCTGTTGTACATGCTGACAAACACAATTTTCATTATCACCCATTAAAACCTAACAGATTATTTGAGTGCAATGATGGGGGAATCGATTATACAGAAAATGGAGGAACAACTTGGGTGAATATTTCAGATGGGCTGGTAATTTCTCAGATGTACAAGCTTTCAGTATCTCAACAGCGTCCTGCGGACGTTATGACAGGCTTACAGGACAATGGAAGTAAAAATTTAGAGAATGGAAAATGGAGGGATGTAACCGGAGGTGACGGGATGCATTGTATTATCGATCCTATAAATCCAAATATAAAATACGGTTCCTATGTGAATGGTCAAGCTATTTACAGGACCACGGATAACTGGCAAACAATGGATAATATCGTTGAGAATCACCCCGAACAAGGAAAAGGTGCCTGGCTTACACCTTTTATTTTACATCCACAAAACCCACTCACAATTTTTATTGGCATGACCCAGGTTTGGCGATCAGACAACAGAGGTGATACCTGGCAGGCTATTTCTCCGGTGTTGTCATCTGATGAGAGAATCGAAAATCTTGAAATTTCTCAGACTAATACACAGGTTATGTATGCAGCTACAAGAACTAAACTTTTTAAGACATCAAATGGAGGAAGTTCGTGGAATCAAATTTATTCCACTGATAGAACAAGCCCGATAACCAATGTGAAAGCAGATCCTTTGGATGCCAACAAACTTTATCTTTCTTTGGGCGGTTATGTAGCGTCCAAACATTTATTAGTTTCCGTTAACGGTGGTAGTTCTTTTCAATCTATAGCTTCCAATCTGCCTAATATCCCGGTATTGGATATTGAAATTCACAAAGAAACAGGTCATATGTATGTTGGCACAGATCTGGGTGTTTTCTTTAAGACCAAAGATGAACAGGAATGGCAGAGATATGGCAACTTACTTCCCAATACTATGGTAAGGGACATAGAGATAGCTTACAATGAGGGGTATTTATATGCAGCTACATATGGCAGAGGCTTGTGGCGTGCTCCGATTGCTCAAAGCAGTGCACATAACTTTATTGTTAATCCGACAAGTGTAATCTTTGACGATGCTCCGGCAAGTTGTCAGGAGATCAGCATTATTTGCGGGCCGGATGACACATGGGATCTGCTTTATCAGAATTTTGACCCATCCTATGATATTCTGGAAAGTATGACACCATCTTCCGGAAAAGGACCATCGACCGTAACAGTATGTTCCAATATTAATAGATTACCAATTGATATACAGGGTGTTCTGTCTATTTTTCCGAATGGTGGAGAGGAAGGGATTTTTGTAGAAGTAAATCAGAAGGGTTCACAAAATATACAACTTCTTGTCTATCGCGAGCCCAACCTGTACTCGCAGGACAGTAGTTTTATTGTGCCATATCTTGGAGGAGATATTCATACTTTTATACTTACAAATTCCGTATTTGATCCCAACACTAATTTGTTGATTGATATTCAGGATAAACAATGGCTGTCTGTCAAAAGCTCCAATGCTACTACTTTCGCTCCTTTCAGACAAATAATATTCGAAGCAAAACAAAACAATGGTATTCTCAACCGGTATGCAAGGGTCAAACTGATTTATAATAATGGACAGGATTCTACTTTTATTTTTATCAATCAACCTTCAAGAACGGCTGAATATCTAAATGTAAATCCTTCTGAAATCACACTTTTTCCATTTGAATATACTACTGTTAACAATATAAATATTCAAATCAAAACTGATTTATCATGGACAGCTCAGGTTACAGGACATGATGGGTTAAATATCAATGCGCAAAATGGTAAAGGTGACCGTAAACTTACATTGACACTATCGAGAAACGAAACCAATGATATTATCTCAGGCAATATTATCATTAAGGCAATGAAATCAGATGGTGTTGAAATTGAACGCATTGTGAAGGTAAATCAACTTTCATTCAGATCGAAAACAGAATTGTCAGAAGCGTTTAGCATTTTTCCAAATCCTACTACTGGAAGGTTAATTTTAAATCACGACTTCAAAGAAGAGAATATCGGATTGAGTATTTATGACAGGGGAGGTAAAGTTGTTTATCGTGAAAGTATTTTAAATAATCGCGAAGAGGATAAAATAAAAGAACTTAATCTGGAAAATCTGTTGCCGGGCAGTTATTTTTTACGACTTGATACCCAAAAAAGTTCTGAATCAAAACCTTTTATAATTATAAAATGA
- a CDS encoding DUF3667 domain-containing protein has product MEKCKNCNSEFEGNYCNNCGQKAFVASDKYIKNILREIFYFFTNFDNGFLHTIFTIIVKPGQLTIDYCAGKQKTFFKPISLYFLLVVIYLLFPLFSGLNQDLKYYKGNFLFGSIIENQITKKLENQNLTFEELSAQFKPKSEVTSKAALFLFILMSVVFIRILFFRNKRFLYDNLILSAEINIFYLLVLFILLPIVILLISSVFGMDESFIYDELIAFMFIFLFGIYCTVLFKRIFCQKWWLSSIKGITFSLLHALFFITIYRFIVFILTFLQL; this is encoded by the coding sequence ATGGAGAAATGTAAAAACTGTAATTCTGAATTCGAAGGCAATTACTGTAATAATTGCGGACAAAAGGCATTTGTTGCTTCTGACAAATATATTAAAAACATACTGAGAGAAATTTTTTATTTCTTTACCAATTTTGACAATGGATTTCTACATACCATTTTTACAATCATCGTAAAACCAGGGCAATTAACCATTGATTATTGTGCGGGTAAACAAAAAACATTTTTTAAACCCATTTCCCTGTACTTTTTATTGGTTGTAATTTATCTGCTTTTTCCTCTTTTCTCAGGATTAAATCAAGACCTAAAGTACTATAAAGGTAATTTTCTTTTTGGATCCATTATTGAAAATCAAATTACAAAAAAACTTGAAAATCAGAATTTAACTTTTGAAGAATTGAGTGCACAGTTTAAACCAAAATCAGAAGTAACTTCTAAAGCAGCCCTTTTTCTTTTTATCCTGATGTCAGTCGTTTTCATCAGGATACTTTTTTTTAGGAACAAACGCTTCCTTTACGACAATTTAATATTATCCGCTGAGATAAACATTTTTTATTTGTTGGTACTTTTTATTCTATTACCTATAGTAATTTTATTAATTTCTTCTGTGTTTGGAATGGACGAATCTTTCATCTATGATGAATTAATAGCATTCATGTTTATTTTTCTGTTTGGTATTTATTGCACTGTCCTGTTCAAACGAATATTTTGCCAAAAATGGTGGCTGTCGTCTATCAAAGGAATAACTTTTTCTCTTTTACATGCTTTGTTCTTTATTACAATTTATCGTTTTATAGTTTTTATCCTGACGTTTTTACAACTTTGA
- a CDS encoding cyclic nucleotide-binding domain-containing protein, which translates to MKEYLKEHIIKRLGRDLDHLDLVLSKFKPIETKRHHQILKEGDVCKYVYFIVKGCLQVYVYDHEMNETTRDIVVENHWCSELISFGSGQPAKENIRTVEPCHLLAIDRKGFQEMMETVPQFDKVYKQILEASYANSVYRINTFISLSALDRIKWLMENRPNLMTRVSSKLIASYLGIHKDVYSRLKSKL; encoded by the coding sequence ATGAAAGAATATTTAAAAGAACATATTATAAAAAGGCTTGGCAGAGACCTGGATCATTTGGATCTGGTGCTTTCCAAATTCAAACCCATAGAAACAAAAAGGCATCACCAGATTCTGAAAGAAGGCGACGTTTGTAAATATGTATATTTTATTGTCAAAGGTTGTTTGCAGGTTTATGTTTATGACCATGAAATGAATGAAACTACCCGGGATATCGTGGTAGAAAACCATTGGTGCAGCGAGCTAATCAGCTTTGGAAGCGGGCAACCAGCCAAAGAAAATATCAGAACTGTCGAACCTTGCCATTTACTCGCCATAGACAGAAAAGGTTTTCAGGAAATGATGGAAACTGTGCCACAATTTGACAAAGTTTATAAACAAATCCTAGAGGCTTCTTACGCAAACTCTGTATATCGTATCAATACATTTATTTCACTTTCAGCTTTAGACAGGATAAAATGGCTGATGGAAAACCGACCCAATTTAATGACAAGAGTATCCAGCAAACTCATTGCATCCTATCTTGGTATTCACAAAGATGTATATAGCCGCTTGAAATCCAAATTATAG